Proteins co-encoded in one Zalophus californianus isolate mZalCal1 chromosome 9, mZalCal1.pri.v2, whole genome shotgun sequence genomic window:
- the DDIT3 gene encoding DNA damage-inducible transcript 3 protein has translation MAAESLPFSFGTLASWELEAWYEDLQEVLSSDENGGTYVSPPGNKEEESKSFTTLDPASLSWLTEEPGPAEVTNTSQSPCSPDSSQSSLAQEEEEEDHRRPRKRKQSGQSPAGAGKQRIKEKEQENERKVAQLAEENERLKQEIERLTREVEATRRALIDRMVNLHQA, from the exons ATGGCAGCTGAGTCATTGCCTTTTTCCTTTGGGACACTGGCCAGCTGGGAGCTAGAAGCCTGGTATGAGGACCTGCAAGAGGTGCTGTCCTCAGATGAAAATGGGGGTACCTATGTTTCACCCCCTGGAAACAAGGAG GAAGAATCAAAATCCTTCACCACTCTTGACCCTGCCTCTCTGAGTTGGCTGACTGAGGAGCCAGGACCAGCAGAGGTCACGAACACCTCCCAGAGCCCTTGCTCTCCAGATTCCAGTCAGAGCTCCCTCGctcaggaggaagaagaggaagaccaCAGAAGACCCAGGAAACGGAAACAGAGTGGCCAGTCCCCAGCTGGGGCTGGAAAGCAACGCATcaaggagaaagaacaagagaatgaGAGGAAAGTGGCACAGCTAGCTGAAGAGAATGAACGGCTCAAGCAGGAAATCGAGCGCCTGACCAGGGAAGTAGAGGCGACTCGCCGAGCTCTCATTGACCGAATGGTTAATCTGCACCAAGCATGA
- the MARS1 gene encoding methionine--tRNA ligase, cytoplasmic isoform X1, with product MRLFVSEGAPGSLPVLAAAGRAQGRAELLISTVGPEVCVVPFLTRPKVPVLQLDSGNYLFSTSAICRYFFLLSGWEQDDLTNQWLEWEATELQPALSAALYYLVVQGKKGEDVLGPVRRALTHIDQSLSRRSCPFLAGETESLADIVLWGALYPLLQDPAYLPEELGALHSWFQTLSSQEPCQRAAETVLKQQGVLALRPYLQKQPQPGSFEGRAVSNEPEEEELATLSEEEIAMAVTAWEKGLESLPPLRPRQNPVLPVPGERNVLITSALPYVNNVPHLGNLIGCVLSADVFARYSRLRQWNTLYLCGTDEYGTATETKAMEEGLTPQEICDKYHAIHADIYRWFNISFDIFGRTTTPQQTKITQDIFQRLLSRGFVLQDTVEQLRCERCARFLADRFVEGVCPFCGYEEARGDQCDKCGKLINATELKKPQCKVCRSCPVVKSSRHLFLDLPKLEKRLEEWLGKTLPGSDWTPNARFIIRSWLRDGLKPRCITRDLKWGTPVPLEGFEDKVFYVWFDATIGYLSITANYTDQWERWWKNPEQVNLYQFMAKDNVPFHGLVFPCSALGAEDNYTLVNHLIATEYLNYEDGKFSKSRGVGVFGDMAQDTGIPADIWRFYLLYIRPEGQDSAFSWTDMLLKNNSELLNNLGNFINRAGMFVSKFFGGYVPEMVLTSDDRRLLAHVTLELQHYHQLLEKVRIREALRSILTISRHGNQYIQVNEPWKRIKGSEADRQRAGTVTGLAVNIAALLSVMLQPYMPTVSATIQAQLQLPPPACSVLLTNFLCTLPAGHQIGTVSPLFQKLENDQIESLRQRFGGDQARAPPPPAVVGAVAAAAPRQVQVLTDEVTKQGNIVRELKAQKADKNQVAAEVAKLLDLKKQLALAEGKPLETPKGKKKK from the exons ATGAGACTGTTCGTGAGCGAGGGCGCCCCGGGGAGCCTGCCCGTGCTGGCCGCGGcgggcagggcccagggcagagcgGAGCTGCTTATCAGCACCGTAGGCCCCGAAG TGTGTGTGGTCCCGTTCCTGACCCGGCCTAAGGTTCCTGTCTTGCAACTGGATAGTGGCAACTACCTCTTCTCCACTAGTGCAATCTGCCG ATACTTCTTTCTGTTATCTGGCTGGGAGCAGGATGACCTCACCAACCAGTGGCTGGAATGGGAAGCTACGGAGCTGCAG CCAGCTTTGTCTGCTGCCCTGTACTACTTAGTGGTCCAAGGCAAAAAGGGGGAAGATGTTCTTGGCCCAGTCCGGAGAGCCCTGACTCACATTGACCAAAGCTTGAGTCGTCGGAGCTGTCCTTTCCTGGCTGGG GAGACAGAATCTCTAGCTGACATTGTTTTGTGGGGAGCTCTATACCCATTACTTCAAGACCCAGCCTACCTCCCTG AGGAATTGGGTGCCCTGCACAGCTGGTTCCAGACCCTGAGTTCTCAGGAGCCATGTCAGAGAGCTGCAGAGACTGTGCTGAAGCAGCAGGGTGTCCTGGCCCTCCGGCCCTACCTCCAGAAGCAGCCTCAGCCTGGCTCCTTTGAGGGGAGGGCTGTCAGCAATGAGCCTGAG GAGGAGGAGTTGGCCACTCTGTCTGAGGAGGAGATCGCCATGGCTGTAACTGCTTGGGAGAAGGGCCTGGAAAGCTTGCCCCCACTTCGGCCACGGCAGAATCCTGT GCTGCCTGTGCCTGGGGAAAGGAATGTGCTCATCACCAGCGCCCTCCCTTACGTCAACAATGTCCCGCACCTTGGAAACCTCATTGGTTGCGTGCTCAGTGCCGACGTCTTTGCCAG GTACTCCCGCCTCCGCCAGTGGAACACCCTCTATCTGTGTGGGACAGATGAGTACGGTACAGCAACGGAGACCAAGGCTATGGAGGAGGGCCTGACGCCCCAGGAGATCTGTGACAAGTACCACGCCATCCATGCCGACATCTACCGCTGGTTTAATATCTCGTTTGATATTTTTGGTCGTACCACTACTCCACAGCAGACCAA AATCACGCAGGACATCTTCCAGCGGTTGTTGAGCCGAGGTTTTGTGCTGCAAGATACTGTGGAGCAGCTGCGGTGTGAACGCTGTGCCCGCTTCCTGGCTGACCGCTTTGTGGAGGGCGTGTGTCCCTTCTGTGGCTACGAGGAGGCCCGGGGTGACCAGTGTGACAAGTGCGGCAAGCTCATCAATGCCACTGAGCTCAAG AAACCTCAGTGTAAAGTATGCCGGTCGTGCCCTGTGGTGAAATCCTCTCGGCACCTGTTCCTGGACCTGCCTAAG CTGGAAAAACGACTGGAGGAATGGTTGGGGAAGACATTGCCTGGCAGTGACTGGACACCCAATGCCCGGTTCATTATTCGTTCTTGGCTTCGGGATGGTCTCAAGCCACGCTGCATAACCCGAGATCTCAAATGGGGAACCCCTGTACCCTTAGAAGGCTTTGAGGACAAG GTATTCTATGTCTGGTTTGATGCCACTATTGGCTACTTGTCCATCACCGCCAACTACACAGACCAGTGGGAGAGATGGTGGAAGAACCCAGAACAA GTGAACCTGTATCAGTTCATGGCCAAAGACAATGTTCCCTTCCACGGCTTAGTTTTTCCTTGTTCAGCTTTAGGAGCTGAGGACAACTATACCTTGGTCAACCACCTCATTGCTACAG AGTACCTGAATTACGAGGATGGGAAATTCTCCAAGAGCCGGGGCGTGGGAGTGTTTGGTGACATGGCCCAGGACACAGGGATCCCTGCTGACATCTGGCGCTTCTATCTGCTCTACATTCGACCTGAGGGCCAGGACAGTGCTTTCTCCTGGACAGACATGTTGCTCAAGAATAATTCTGAATTGCTTAACAACCTGGGCAACTTCATCAACAG AGCTGGGATGTTTGTGTCTAAGTTTTTTGGGGGTTACGTGCCCGAGATGGTACTTACTTCTGATGATCGGCGCCTGCTGGCCCATGTCACCCTGGAACTCCAGCACTATCACCAGCTGCTGGAGAAGGTTCG gaTCCGGGAGGCCCTACGCAGTATCCTCACCATCTCTCGCCATGGCAACCAGTACATTCAGGTGAATGAGCCTTGGAAGCGGATTAAAGGCAGTGAGGCTGACAG GCAGCGGGCTGGGACAGTGACAGGCCTGGCAGTGAATATCGCTGCCTTGCTGTCCGTCATGCTGCAGCCTTACATGCCCACGGTCAGTGCCACCATCCAGGCCCAGTTGCAGCTGCCACCTCCAGCTTGCAGTGTCCTGCTCACCAACTTCCTGTGCACCTTACCAGCCGGACACCAGATTGGCACA GTCAGTCCCTTATTCCAAAAACTGGAAAATGACCAGATTGAAAGTTTGAGGCAGCGCTTTGGTGGGGACCAG GCCAGAGCACCGCCCCCCCCAGCAGTTGTAGGGGCTGTGGCAGCCGCTGCACCACGGCAGGTACAAGTGCTGACAGACGAGGTGACAAAACAG GGCAACATTGTCCGAGAATTGAAGGCGCAAAAGGCAGACAAGAACCAGGTTGCTGCCGAGGTGGCTAAGCTCTTGGATCTGAAGAAACAGTTGGCTCTAGCTGAGGGGAAACCCCTTGAAACCCctaaaggcaagaagaaaaagtga
- the MARS1 gene encoding methionine--tRNA ligase, cytoplasmic isoform X2, with amino-acid sequence MRLFVSEGAPGSLPVLAAAGRAQGRAELLISTVGPEVCVVPFLTRPKVPVLQLDSGNYLFSTSAICRYFFLLSGWEQDDLTNQWLEWEATELQPALSAALYYLVVQGKKGEDVLGPVRRALTHIDQSLSRRSCPFLAGETESLADIVLWGALYPLLQDPAYLPEELGALHSWFQTLSSQEPCQRAAETVLKQQGVLALRPYLQKQPQPGSFEGRAVSNEPEEEELATLSEEEIAMAVTAWEKGLESLPPLRPRQNPVLPVPGERNVLITSALPYVNNVPHLGNLIGCVLSADVFARYSRLRQWNTLYLCGTDEYGTATETKAMEEGLTPQEICDKYHAIHADIYRWFNISFDIFGRTTTPQQTKITQDIFQRLLSRGFVLQDTVEQLRCERCARFLADRFVEGVCPFCGYEEARGDQCDKCGKLINATELKKPQCKVCRSCPVVKSSRHLFLDLPKLEKRLEEWLGKTLPGSDWTPNARFIIRSWLRDGLKPRCITRDLKWGTPVPLEGFEDKVFYVWFDATIGYLSITANYTDQWERWWKNPEQVNLYQFMAKDNVPFHGLVFPCSALGAEDNYTLVNHLIATEYLNYEDGKFSKSRGVGVFGDMAQDTGIPADIWRFYLLYIRPEGQDSAFSWTDMLLKNNSELLNNLGNFINRAGMFVSKFFGGYVPEMVLTSDDRRLLAHVTLELQHYHQLLEKVRIREALRSILTISRHGNQYIQVNEPWKRIKGSEADRQRAGTVTGLAVNIAALLSVMLQPYMPTVSATIQAQLQLPPPACSVLLTNFLCTLPAGHQIGTVSPLFQKLENDQIESLRQRFGGDQLPVLLLPSFELFFPVLAARALGVKGQSTAPPSSCRGCGSRCTTAGTSADRRGDKTGQHCPRIEGAKGRQEPGCCRGG; translated from the exons ATGAGACTGTTCGTGAGCGAGGGCGCCCCGGGGAGCCTGCCCGTGCTGGCCGCGGcgggcagggcccagggcagagcgGAGCTGCTTATCAGCACCGTAGGCCCCGAAG TGTGTGTGGTCCCGTTCCTGACCCGGCCTAAGGTTCCTGTCTTGCAACTGGATAGTGGCAACTACCTCTTCTCCACTAGTGCAATCTGCCG ATACTTCTTTCTGTTATCTGGCTGGGAGCAGGATGACCTCACCAACCAGTGGCTGGAATGGGAAGCTACGGAGCTGCAG CCAGCTTTGTCTGCTGCCCTGTACTACTTAGTGGTCCAAGGCAAAAAGGGGGAAGATGTTCTTGGCCCAGTCCGGAGAGCCCTGACTCACATTGACCAAAGCTTGAGTCGTCGGAGCTGTCCTTTCCTGGCTGGG GAGACAGAATCTCTAGCTGACATTGTTTTGTGGGGAGCTCTATACCCATTACTTCAAGACCCAGCCTACCTCCCTG AGGAATTGGGTGCCCTGCACAGCTGGTTCCAGACCCTGAGTTCTCAGGAGCCATGTCAGAGAGCTGCAGAGACTGTGCTGAAGCAGCAGGGTGTCCTGGCCCTCCGGCCCTACCTCCAGAAGCAGCCTCAGCCTGGCTCCTTTGAGGGGAGGGCTGTCAGCAATGAGCCTGAG GAGGAGGAGTTGGCCACTCTGTCTGAGGAGGAGATCGCCATGGCTGTAACTGCTTGGGAGAAGGGCCTGGAAAGCTTGCCCCCACTTCGGCCACGGCAGAATCCTGT GCTGCCTGTGCCTGGGGAAAGGAATGTGCTCATCACCAGCGCCCTCCCTTACGTCAACAATGTCCCGCACCTTGGAAACCTCATTGGTTGCGTGCTCAGTGCCGACGTCTTTGCCAG GTACTCCCGCCTCCGCCAGTGGAACACCCTCTATCTGTGTGGGACAGATGAGTACGGTACAGCAACGGAGACCAAGGCTATGGAGGAGGGCCTGACGCCCCAGGAGATCTGTGACAAGTACCACGCCATCCATGCCGACATCTACCGCTGGTTTAATATCTCGTTTGATATTTTTGGTCGTACCACTACTCCACAGCAGACCAA AATCACGCAGGACATCTTCCAGCGGTTGTTGAGCCGAGGTTTTGTGCTGCAAGATACTGTGGAGCAGCTGCGGTGTGAACGCTGTGCCCGCTTCCTGGCTGACCGCTTTGTGGAGGGCGTGTGTCCCTTCTGTGGCTACGAGGAGGCCCGGGGTGACCAGTGTGACAAGTGCGGCAAGCTCATCAATGCCACTGAGCTCAAG AAACCTCAGTGTAAAGTATGCCGGTCGTGCCCTGTGGTGAAATCCTCTCGGCACCTGTTCCTGGACCTGCCTAAG CTGGAAAAACGACTGGAGGAATGGTTGGGGAAGACATTGCCTGGCAGTGACTGGACACCCAATGCCCGGTTCATTATTCGTTCTTGGCTTCGGGATGGTCTCAAGCCACGCTGCATAACCCGAGATCTCAAATGGGGAACCCCTGTACCCTTAGAAGGCTTTGAGGACAAG GTATTCTATGTCTGGTTTGATGCCACTATTGGCTACTTGTCCATCACCGCCAACTACACAGACCAGTGGGAGAGATGGTGGAAGAACCCAGAACAA GTGAACCTGTATCAGTTCATGGCCAAAGACAATGTTCCCTTCCACGGCTTAGTTTTTCCTTGTTCAGCTTTAGGAGCTGAGGACAACTATACCTTGGTCAACCACCTCATTGCTACAG AGTACCTGAATTACGAGGATGGGAAATTCTCCAAGAGCCGGGGCGTGGGAGTGTTTGGTGACATGGCCCAGGACACAGGGATCCCTGCTGACATCTGGCGCTTCTATCTGCTCTACATTCGACCTGAGGGCCAGGACAGTGCTTTCTCCTGGACAGACATGTTGCTCAAGAATAATTCTGAATTGCTTAACAACCTGGGCAACTTCATCAACAG AGCTGGGATGTTTGTGTCTAAGTTTTTTGGGGGTTACGTGCCCGAGATGGTACTTACTTCTGATGATCGGCGCCTGCTGGCCCATGTCACCCTGGAACTCCAGCACTATCACCAGCTGCTGGAGAAGGTTCG gaTCCGGGAGGCCCTACGCAGTATCCTCACCATCTCTCGCCATGGCAACCAGTACATTCAGGTGAATGAGCCTTGGAAGCGGATTAAAGGCAGTGAGGCTGACAG GCAGCGGGCTGGGACAGTGACAGGCCTGGCAGTGAATATCGCTGCCTTGCTGTCCGTCATGCTGCAGCCTTACATGCCCACGGTCAGTGCCACCATCCAGGCCCAGTTGCAGCTGCCACCTCCAGCTTGCAGTGTCCTGCTCACCAACTTCCTGTGCACCTTACCAGCCGGACACCAGATTGGCACA GTCAGTCCCTTATTCCAAAAACTGGAAAATGACCAGATTGAAAGTTTGAGGCAGCGCTTTGGTGGGGACCAG CTTCCGGtcctgctccttccttccttcgagTTGTTCTTCCCTGTCCTAGCAGCAAGAGCCCTTGGAGTGAAAG GCCAGAGCACCGCCCCCCCCAGCAGTTGTAGGGGCTGTGGCAGCCGCTGCACCACGGCAGGTACAAGTGCTGACAGACGAGGTGACAAAACAG GGCAACATTGTCCGAGAATTGAAGGCGCAAAAGGCAGACAAGAACCAGGTTGCTGCCGAGGTGGCTAA
- the MARS1 gene encoding methionine--tRNA ligase, cytoplasmic isoform X3 → MAEGTGEEELGALHSWFQTLSSQEPCQRAAETVLKQQGVLALRPYLQKQPQPGSFEGRAVSNEPEEEELATLSEEEIAMAVTAWEKGLESLPPLRPRQNPVLPVPGERNVLITSALPYVNNVPHLGNLIGCVLSADVFARYSRLRQWNTLYLCGTDEYGTATETKAMEEGLTPQEICDKYHAIHADIYRWFNISFDIFGRTTTPQQTKITQDIFQRLLSRGFVLQDTVEQLRCERCARFLADRFVEGVCPFCGYEEARGDQCDKCGKLINATELKKPQCKVCRSCPVVKSSRHLFLDLPKLEKRLEEWLGKTLPGSDWTPNARFIIRSWLRDGLKPRCITRDLKWGTPVPLEGFEDKVFYVWFDATIGYLSITANYTDQWERWWKNPEQVNLYQFMAKDNVPFHGLVFPCSALGAEDNYTLVNHLIATEYLNYEDGKFSKSRGVGVFGDMAQDTGIPADIWRFYLLYIRPEGQDSAFSWTDMLLKNNSELLNNLGNFINRAGMFVSKFFGGYVPEMVLTSDDRRLLAHVTLELQHYHQLLEKVRIREALRSILTISRHGNQYIQVNEPWKRIKGSEADRQRAGTVTGLAVNIAALLSVMLQPYMPTVSATIQAQLQLPPPACSVLLTNFLCTLPAGHQIGTVSPLFQKLENDQIESLRQRFGGDQARAPPPPAVVGAVAAAAPRQVQVLTDEVTKQGNIVRELKAQKADKNQVAAEVAKLLDLKKQLALAEGKPLETPKGKKKK, encoded by the exons ATGGCTGAGGGAACTGGGGAAG AGGAATTGGGTGCCCTGCACAGCTGGTTCCAGACCCTGAGTTCTCAGGAGCCATGTCAGAGAGCTGCAGAGACTGTGCTGAAGCAGCAGGGTGTCCTGGCCCTCCGGCCCTACCTCCAGAAGCAGCCTCAGCCTGGCTCCTTTGAGGGGAGGGCTGTCAGCAATGAGCCTGAG GAGGAGGAGTTGGCCACTCTGTCTGAGGAGGAGATCGCCATGGCTGTAACTGCTTGGGAGAAGGGCCTGGAAAGCTTGCCCCCACTTCGGCCACGGCAGAATCCTGT GCTGCCTGTGCCTGGGGAAAGGAATGTGCTCATCACCAGCGCCCTCCCTTACGTCAACAATGTCCCGCACCTTGGAAACCTCATTGGTTGCGTGCTCAGTGCCGACGTCTTTGCCAG GTACTCCCGCCTCCGCCAGTGGAACACCCTCTATCTGTGTGGGACAGATGAGTACGGTACAGCAACGGAGACCAAGGCTATGGAGGAGGGCCTGACGCCCCAGGAGATCTGTGACAAGTACCACGCCATCCATGCCGACATCTACCGCTGGTTTAATATCTCGTTTGATATTTTTGGTCGTACCACTACTCCACAGCAGACCAA AATCACGCAGGACATCTTCCAGCGGTTGTTGAGCCGAGGTTTTGTGCTGCAAGATACTGTGGAGCAGCTGCGGTGTGAACGCTGTGCCCGCTTCCTGGCTGACCGCTTTGTGGAGGGCGTGTGTCCCTTCTGTGGCTACGAGGAGGCCCGGGGTGACCAGTGTGACAAGTGCGGCAAGCTCATCAATGCCACTGAGCTCAAG AAACCTCAGTGTAAAGTATGCCGGTCGTGCCCTGTGGTGAAATCCTCTCGGCACCTGTTCCTGGACCTGCCTAAG CTGGAAAAACGACTGGAGGAATGGTTGGGGAAGACATTGCCTGGCAGTGACTGGACACCCAATGCCCGGTTCATTATTCGTTCTTGGCTTCGGGATGGTCTCAAGCCACGCTGCATAACCCGAGATCTCAAATGGGGAACCCCTGTACCCTTAGAAGGCTTTGAGGACAAG GTATTCTATGTCTGGTTTGATGCCACTATTGGCTACTTGTCCATCACCGCCAACTACACAGACCAGTGGGAGAGATGGTGGAAGAACCCAGAACAA GTGAACCTGTATCAGTTCATGGCCAAAGACAATGTTCCCTTCCACGGCTTAGTTTTTCCTTGTTCAGCTTTAGGAGCTGAGGACAACTATACCTTGGTCAACCACCTCATTGCTACAG AGTACCTGAATTACGAGGATGGGAAATTCTCCAAGAGCCGGGGCGTGGGAGTGTTTGGTGACATGGCCCAGGACACAGGGATCCCTGCTGACATCTGGCGCTTCTATCTGCTCTACATTCGACCTGAGGGCCAGGACAGTGCTTTCTCCTGGACAGACATGTTGCTCAAGAATAATTCTGAATTGCTTAACAACCTGGGCAACTTCATCAACAG AGCTGGGATGTTTGTGTCTAAGTTTTTTGGGGGTTACGTGCCCGAGATGGTACTTACTTCTGATGATCGGCGCCTGCTGGCCCATGTCACCCTGGAACTCCAGCACTATCACCAGCTGCTGGAGAAGGTTCG gaTCCGGGAGGCCCTACGCAGTATCCTCACCATCTCTCGCCATGGCAACCAGTACATTCAGGTGAATGAGCCTTGGAAGCGGATTAAAGGCAGTGAGGCTGACAG GCAGCGGGCTGGGACAGTGACAGGCCTGGCAGTGAATATCGCTGCCTTGCTGTCCGTCATGCTGCAGCCTTACATGCCCACGGTCAGTGCCACCATCCAGGCCCAGTTGCAGCTGCCACCTCCAGCTTGCAGTGTCCTGCTCACCAACTTCCTGTGCACCTTACCAGCCGGACACCAGATTGGCACA GTCAGTCCCTTATTCCAAAAACTGGAAAATGACCAGATTGAAAGTTTGAGGCAGCGCTTTGGTGGGGACCAG GCCAGAGCACCGCCCCCCCCAGCAGTTGTAGGGGCTGTGGCAGCCGCTGCACCACGGCAGGTACAAGTGCTGACAGACGAGGTGACAAAACAG GGCAACATTGTCCGAGAATTGAAGGCGCAAAAGGCAGACAAGAACCAGGTTGCTGCCGAGGTGGCTAAGCTCTTGGATCTGAAGAAACAGTTGGCTCTAGCTGAGGGGAAACCCCTTGAAACCCctaaaggcaagaagaaaaagtga